The DNA sequence TAAAATGATATAACATAAGGTTTTATCTTCTAATGACTAAATATATCTAAGGACCAAGTGTATTTTATAGTGTATTTTATAGCCCCCACCTCAGCCGGGGGCTGGTTAATGCATAGGCTAATTTAGCCTGTGGTCTAGGGCCCCTGCAAAATCAGTGCCCCCTCTGGGGAAAAATCGAATGATTAAACTTATTAAATCTAGCCGATCAAACCAGCAGGTAAGATAATCAGCCGCATccctcacccaccccccccccttttatttcTCCCTCACTGTTATTGCCTACAAACGATATCCCATAGTGTGTAGCACAGAAATATCCTGATTGACCCCACAAGCTATTGGTGAGTGGGACTCAACCACAGGCTTGGTCTCGCAGGGCTGTGGGGCCTGGTTAACAACGCGGGCCGCTCCATCCCCATGGGCCCCACAGAGTGGATGCAGGTGGAGGACTTCCAAAGCACACTGCGCGTCAACATGATGGGTGTCATCGAGGTGACGCTGGCCTTTCTGCCGCTGGTGAAGTGTGCccgcggccgcctggtcaacgtGGCCTCCGTCCTGGGCAGGGTAGGCGCCAACGGCGGCGGATACTGCATGTCCAAGTTCGCGGTGGAGTGCTTCTCCGATTGCCTCAGGTTATTTACATCCCCATTCAAGACATTATTCATCATAatttctgtgtttgtttgtcGGTTTCTTacctgtttgtgtgcgtgtttgtcgcCCTGAGGGTAGCTTCCGGGCTAAATTTCCCCAGAAAACCTGACCTTGCAGATACATCATACATACATAAAGGAAATTTCATATTTTGAAACAACACAAAGACTTGATCTGCAGTCGCCTCTTGCATGTTTTCACTTCCATGCTCTTAGGCTCAGTTAAAGTGAGTATCGGTATCTGTTATGGTCCGATCCGGCTTAAGAGTGACAGGTAAACAAGCTCGGGTGTAAGTGTGTGTCTGGTATGCATCCTTAAAATTAACAGGGGATGAATTTCCTCTTTTACTCTATTGACCTTTTGGGTTCTTCTGTTGAGCAGCGATGTTATATTTCTGATATAGCCAAAAGGCAGGCTTTGGTCTGTTTTCTTGAAGACGTTTATGCTCTTCAGTTTGAATTACCTACTAATATAGATGAAATTAAATACCAGTGGTAGATTGGTCAGTTTGGAAAATCCAGATCTTACTTTTCCCAGGCGGGACATGCACTACTTTGGTGTCAAGGTGTGTATCATTGAGCCGGGGTTCTTCAAGACGGCCATAACCAGCCTGGAGCCCCTGGAACGGGAACTGCAGCGCCTGTGGGGTCAGCTGAGCCCCGAGGTGCGCGAGAGCTACGGGGAAAAGTACTTCGACAATTGTGAGTGTCCGTATCCCTTCGATGGAGCTCCTTCCCCAAACTCTGGATGGAGAATTAGTTTGATAGCAGTTGCATTTGCTCACTTACCTGCAGCTTTTTTAAATCTAAAGATCATCCATCATCCATGACCACTTCTCCAGAGCAGGGTCATGTTTTGGCTGATCCCTGTCCTTTGAAAGCAGAAGCCATGATGCAGGGGACATTTTATCAGCCCATATTAGCTAGTGtaattttctctgctgtgctCTGTCCATAAGCATCTTCATCCATCGGCTCATCCCACACAATTTGTCACAAAGTGCTGCTGGATTTCCTTTCTCCTAGCAGCCCTCTGGGCTCTCTGGATGCACACTCATTCCCGCTTACTAAGATTGGACGGTATCCTGAGTGACAGGCTACCTAACCAATGACCAGGCCAAGTACAACCAAGCATACAATAATCAGCAGTTGTACTCATTTTATGTGCAGGCTGCAATGTGTTTTTATGCAGAATGGTGGCAGTATATCCTACTTCAAgtcaataaaatatatttatctgTCTATACCAGTTACAGTCTACCGTCTGTATCATCACAGTTAACACATTCCTACATAGAGTCACACACTGTGAGTAGTTCTAGAGACAGAATTTCACATGACCATATGTCTTTGGATTACAGGAAGTAAACTCATCAGACCCTGTGGATAACCTGTAAATTCCATACACAGAGCTGAAGCCAAGAATCAAATCCACAACCCTGGAGTGCTGAGGCTATAATGTTCATCACTATGCTACCCACCTATGCCACTATGCTTCCAGGAGTACTTAAGGTTAAGTGCCTTTCTCACGCTACAGAAGCGGCACCTCTTGAGGTTTGAACTAATGACCTTACGTCATGGCATCGTAACCTGAAGGTTGTTGGGTCCAGTCCCAGGAGGATCCCTTGCTGTAGTTCCCTTAAGTAAAGCACTCCACCTGAATTCATCCACTAAAAATATCCAGCTGTATAAAAGAGTATGGAGCCATTTTGGAtttaaaaaagttaaaaataacaaaataatgatattttatgaaaaatgcaaaacttTCATGCTTACAGTATCTGCAGTCTTCCAGTTCACAGTAACCCTGTACTGTAAGTGGTCTCAACCTATAATTCCAGGCTAACACACTTGTGTAGTTTAGCTACACAGGGCCACCAGCTTTTGGTAGTTACTCACCTCCAGCTGGGGTTTAGTCCAAGAGGCAGAGCTGGGTCAGGATCCCTGTCGCTGCTTTTCGATGGACTGTGCTGTCAGTGCTGCCACTCTGGCTTCTATGCGGTGCATGTCTTAGCTCCCCCAACCCCCAGCCTACCAGCCTGCTCCATATTCAGGTGCATTGTAATGCACAGGCTTACCTGGGCTGAAACCAAGGGGCTTCTGCTgaacagggtgtgtgtgtgtgtgtgtgtgtgtgtgtgtgtgtgtgtctgcatgtcttGAGCTGGTTTTTGCTGATTTGATTCTGTCTCTCCTCCCGTAGCCCAAATGGATGCATTTGGCTAatcggtgtctctaaattgcccgcaACGTATAACCGTGTCTGTACCCTATGGTGGCTGGAATCTCACCCAGGGTGTCCCTCCGCCctttgcctcatgccctgtgctccccaggataagctccaggccacCCCCTGACCAGTATAAGcgattagaagatggatagatgtacTCTTCTTTAACCATACTTTCTGCTTTTCCCACATCTCGCCACCTGGCCCTGAAACGAACACATCTCTAGACATCAAGCTTCAGCGACTGATCATGAACAACGTGTGTGACCCGGACCTGAGCAAGGTGACGGACTGCATGGAGCACGCGCTGATGGCGCGCTACCCCCGCACCCGCTACAGCGCCGGCTGGGACGCCAAGCTGGTCTGGATCCCACTCTCCTACACCCCCACCTTTGTCCTTGACTCCGTGCTCAAAATGATGATGCCCCGTCCAGCTCACAGTGTTTAAGGACGCGAATTAAAGCCGGGCACACACCAAGcccacagcaaaaaaaaatcgcGCCGTCCAAGGCAGACATAGGACATACTATCATGACTAAAGGTGACGGCTGACATACAGACCAATCAGAGAGCTCAGTTTCACCAACTAGCTGTGCCTTTCAGCATGCTGAATCAGCCAACACTGGGCCCTACAGGGAGTCACTGCCTCTCACTGACAGCTCAACAGCTTTCGACGGCCAAAAATCCTAACCAGAGACTAACCAGAGACATATAAAGATTGTGAAACTGCATTGAATACAGTTCTGTAACATTACGAAGACCCATGAGTGAAATCCACACTATTGTGAATTATATtcttatcatcattattattgttgcgTATTTCTGAATTGCAGTGGTGTCATGTAAATGTCAAAATGTTTCACTGTGCCATCTGTGTAGTTCTTCCAACTTTGCTCTCCATtgagcacatacacacacacggacataaGCAGCCAAGGGCGTTTGTGGTTACGTTCTATGCCTTTAAAACCCAAGCActgtttccagtgagactcatcGTTTGTTGAGTACAAATCCATTAATATCAGACCTTGCTTGTAAGAGCATAACTGAACCCCTCTTCAAATTCTATAAATGTCACATTTCCATTATGACATCCTTGTTTACTTTCCTAGAATAAAATGTTGTGTCCATCCATTCTGTGTTTAAATGAGTTAAAGCAAACGCGTGTTCTACACAAGGTCTTGTATCTCAGACACTgaagtaataaaaaaactaGGTTTGCAAATCATAAGTTAACCACTAGTAGTGCTAATCAGCATTGAAATGGAAAAAAGGGTTAGTTTGCTTTTACCTGTGCAGAGTAGTGCGTAGGGTCATGAGTTAAAGGAATCTCAGAGAACTTCAGAGAGAGTGAACATAACTTATCTTGTGGGCAGTGGCGGCTTAAAGCTTAGGGAAGTGCCCTTGTAATGGAAatattgcaggtttgaatccccgaccagcaaggtaccatccccaagcactgctccccaggagctgaattagctgcctccTGCTATGTTGTGACattacatatgggttaaatgcagaggacacgttTTACTGTGGTGTGtcatcactaaattctaatctGGCATTTTCAGATCCCTTTGTCCACCAAAAGATCAGTATCTTACGAAATTCTGAAAATCAATGACCAAAGTCAGTAAGAACAAGCCTACAGGGTACAGCCATCTAACGGAACAACAGGACTACATCTGAGAGCCTCGACACCTACCTTGGTGCTTTTGATATCCATGTTGTTGCCTTACTACCACACAAgctgtgtggagattgcatTCATGGGAGGTTAGCCAGCACCAAACATTTGCTCGCGAACATGTAAATTACTCCACCCATTCCCTCGAATAGCCCACAATATTTTTTTGCAGAAATGCTCTCTGAATCGATGAAATAGTTTTTCTTTCTTGGCCATAAGAAACAATGTACAATCTTATCCCAAATGTCAGGGGTAAGAACATTTTGATTCGAGCCTGATCTTCAGCCTGTAAGCCTGGAAGACTCACCAACGCTACAAGAGCTGTGAATACAGATCCCGACCAGTGTATTGATAGGCAGAGCAGGAGGCCCTCCTGGGTACAGCAGCACGCTGGTCATGCTAAACATTCTAGAAGGTTGAAAATTCAGACCATCATCCAACAGAAAGGTCTGATAAAATTACATAAAGCACAGTCCAcatgtagggtttgcaagcaGTTGTGCCTAAAGGTTCCTGTAGCTCCTTCAGTAGAGGACTATGCTAATAATGTAATACAACCTAATAAGGAATCCAAGTGAacatgcaaatatatatatatatatatatatatatatatatactgaacaaaaatataaacgcaacactcttgtttctgctcccatttttcatgagatggacttaaagatctacaattcattccagatacacaatattaccatttctctcaaacatttctcacaaatcagtctaaatgtgtgatagtgagcacttctgctttgctgagataatccatcccacctcacaggtgtgccacatcaagatgctgatctgacatcatgggtagtgcacaggtgtaccttatactgcccacaataaaaggccaccctggaatgtgcagttttgtctcacagcaaaatgccacagatgccacaagcattgagggagcgtgcaattggcatgcggacagcaggaatgtcaaccagatctgttgctcgtgcattgaatgttcatttctcaactataagccgtctccaaaggcgtttcagagaatatggcagtacatccaaccggcctcacaaccgcagaccacgtgtaaccacaccagcccaggacctcctatatttttgttcagtgtatatatatatatatatatatatatatatatatatatatatatatatatatatatatatatatatatatatatatatcctccCAACTCAGTTGCTTTAGGTTGAAGTATCATGTCAGTATCAGTTTTTATTGCTAAAATGACATTATTGCAAGTCGTTCTATGTATAACAAGTATCTTTATGTATACTGTGACACGATGGTCCATGTGGAATCTACCACACCCCAGCAGGGGGTGATCAACACCACGTCGGTCTATGCTAACATTGATGTCTTCACATTTCACCACTACAATGAGCAACTGGTTGCAGCTGGCAGCCATTAATTGCCCCAAGAAGGAGGCAGGACTGTTTTCCCCACCACTGGGGAGAAGTAGAGGAGGAAAAGAGAGGGTGAACCAACTTTAAGGGTCCTTTCTGCCCCGGTGAACAGTCTGCATGAAGGAGAACTGCCCCGAAGGAACTGCTGCCTGCCAAGTGACCATGTCCATGCTGAAGGACCTTTGCCTAGATGATATGGGCCTCGAGGGGTTTTAACTTCCACCCTTGTCTCTGGCGCCGCCCTGGTGGCTCAGTGCATATTTCTATAGCACCTACTTCCATAGAAATTAGCTTGTAAGATCCAGCAAACAATGTGTTATGACCCCAAGTCACAAAGGGCTGGACTGGATGATCCATTCCTAGCTTATAAACTTACGGCCTTCTAAGAAACTTCTGATTTGCCCACCAAATGGAAGCCCTCGAAGAAAACACTGGCTAATTTTCCAGATAGTGTAATACCAGGAATgttgtgggtgtgtgtttgtgtagtgGGGGGGCGGAGGTCAGTCATGGAGAAACTTGCCGAGAAGCTTGGCTTGGATTTCATGTGCACTAGCTTTGTGTCGTCTCCTATGTTTGGCTAGTGAGGGCATTAGGGAGGTGGTCGAATGTCTGTCCTTCTATATAGGTGAGTTAGTCATCATTGCTTGTCACTTCGGTTTGGCACTAGGTCACTGAAGTCACAAATACAAGAAATTGTGTCTGTTTGTGCTTCTGCTTAATCGTTTAACTGCACTTCTTATGACCTGCTATACCAGACATACATAGGTTGTTATACAAGCAAATAGGCTTATTCGCTGTCTCAACCTCAGGATTTGGTCAAATTTGTAAATCACAACAGGTGTGACgtgtccctcctcctcctgaaTGGGCTAAGTTACATCACTGGAGGACTCGGCAGAAAAGGGTGATTGAAGGGTAAATTGGATCACCCAGTATTTGATGAGTGACCTGTACTAAGCCCTGTATGGGAAATTCGGTAAGTTttcttaaaatataatatgcagcgCACATAAATCAATGAACATTAAAAGACCAGACACCGAAAAGTAATACAGCAATAGCGGTCACAAGAGTTTTAAAATATGTAATCCATACATTTTGAAACATAAGCCAGAGAGATAAAAATAGGATATCTTAATAGACTTAGGCTACTTAATGTTTTAGAAATGAAAACGTTTCCTGCACTTAGTTTGTTAAGATTTTGGGGGGGAAATAATAGTCAAACTGCTATTTGCGTCTACTGTTCTAAGCTTAAACAGAGCATGACAAGTAGAACGATATGAAACTAGATGTTGTTCACTTCCAAGTAAACAGGAAGTACGGGTTGCGAAATGGTCTCCTTTTGCTCTCCTTCATAAGTTACCTTTTTTAATGCGGTAGTTAATGAGCATCAAATACAATCCCGGAAAGCATACATGCACCATTTATATATCTGGCAAATTCATGCGAACGTCAACGGAACTTCGCAGAAGTACTTTAATCATGTGTGATATTTTAGGTAAACAACCTATGGCTGAAATTTCAGCAAATGCTTGTCAATGAATAATCTAAATTAGCTTGGTTTGTTGTTCTTATTGGCTACTTTATTAGCTTGCTGCCACCTCCACGTGAGCGCAGCGCTTGGCGACCATTCGCTTTGGAGAGTCGCACAGTCTTGGCAGCGCGGAGACGCGACGGGACGCCGCTGCAATCAAGATACTTATACTGTGTATTTTCTAGATTTCATTTGGATTTAACCAGGCAGCTGGACCATACTGTACATTTATTTTAGCTTTATTTATTAGTATCTGCTTATTCTGCACCAAAAAATATGTATTCTTTGAAGTCCATACGTGTTACTAACTTGGGGGTTTTAGAGTTGCTGGCAAAAGATGCGTCAAGAAAAGTTTTGCATCGGTGTGGCAACAGAATTTTAGGGAGCCGATTGTATTGTTCGAAACCTCAAAATAATTTAACTAAGGAACAAGTTGGTTTGGACCGG is a window from the Brienomyrus brachyistius isolate T26 chromosome 8, BBRACH_0.4, whole genome shotgun sequence genome containing:
- the rdh5 gene encoding retinol dehydrogenase 5, whose protein sequence is MEDAWTLGLAAVLVAWVGLWLWRDRLLISDVEQRHVFVTGCDSGFGSLLCKRLERRGFRVLAGCLTEAGARELRRATGPNLRTCLLDVTDSESVLRAADWAKGEVGDKGLWGLVNNAGRSIPMGPTEWMQVEDFQSTLRVNMMGVIEVTLAFLPLVKCARGRLVNVASVLGRVGANGGGYCMSKFAVECFSDCLRRDMHYFGVKVCIIEPGFFKTAITSLEPLERELQRLWGQLSPEVRESYGEKYFDNYIKLQRLIMNNVCDPDLSKVTDCMEHALMARYPRTRYSAGWDAKLVWIPLSYTPTFVLDSVLKMMMPRPAHSV